A region from the Beduinella massiliensis genome encodes:
- a CDS encoding ABC transporter permease subunit, with the protein MAGTVTKGEKTFLVVNDVVMVVLCAIMIYPILFVLGRSVTPEFERALNPLRLIPRTFDWSGYRFILSSGSNIINSYLTTIARTLIGTTLNIVVTTLLAYPLSKKYYPPRRALTGMIVFTMWFSGGLIPSFLLNKSLGLINNFWVYILPSMVNAFNLIIMRNFFMQIPDSLEESAKLDGANDLHIFFRIYLPLSTASIATITLFYAVYHWNMWFDSMLYMNRKEMWTMQYTLRQLIDSATVADIATVGSAMDNIPPAETVRMSTIVIATVPILCVYPFLQKYFVKGMLVGSVKG; encoded by the coding sequence ATGGCAGGCACGGTTACAAAGGGCGAGAAGACGTTTCTCGTCGTCAACGACGTCGTCATGGTGGTGCTGTGCGCGATCATGATCTATCCCATCCTCTTCGTCCTCGGCCGCTCGGTGACGCCGGAATTTGAGCGCGCGCTGAACCCGCTGCGCCTGATCCCACGGACGTTCGACTGGTCCGGATACCGGTTCATCCTGTCCTCCGGGTCGAATATCATCAATTCCTACCTGACCACCATCGCCCGCACGCTGATCGGCACGACGCTCAACATCGTCGTGACCACGCTGCTGGCCTACCCGCTCTCCAAGAAGTACTACCCGCCGCGAAGGGCCCTCACCGGCATGATCGTCTTTACCATGTGGTTTTCCGGCGGGCTGATCCCCAGCTTTTTGCTCAACAAGTCCCTGGGGCTCATCAACAACTTCTGGGTGTACATCCTGCCCTCGATGGTCAACGCCTTTAACCTCATCATCATGCGCAATTTCTTCATGCAGATTCCCGACTCGCTGGAGGAATCCGCAAAGCTGGACGGCGCAAACGACCTGCACATCTTCTTTCGCATTTACTTGCCGCTTTCCACCGCGTCCATCGCCACGATCACGCTTTTTTACGCGGTGTATCACTGGAACATGTGGTTCGACTCCATGCTCTACATGAACAGGAAGGAAATGTGGACCATGCAGTACACGCTGCGCCAGCTGATCGACAGCGCCACCGTCGCGGACATCGCCACCGTCGGCTCCGCGATGGACAACATCCCCCCGGCGGAAACCGTTCGTATGTCAACCATCGTCATCGCCACCGTCCCGATCCTGTGCGTCTACCCGTTCCTGCAAAAGTACTTCGTCAAGGGCATGCTGGTGGGTTCGGTGAAGGGCTGA
- a CDS encoding L-serine ammonia-lyase, iron-sulfur-dependent, subunit alpha produces MEANAYLDILREEIKPALGCTEPIAAALAVARAREALGAMPDSVRLRVSRNILKNAMGVGIPGTGMVGLEIAAALSCVAGRSDYGLEVLSGADEKDRARARRLAAQGLVQVKPKETDKKLYIEAELVKDAHTARCVIEDAHTHIALVTLDGAVLEQGRTGAQHAGAASDHPMDVAGIYRFVTSVDVSALAFLREAIEMNEAIAEEGLRSDYGMRVGKVLRGDGPIGDVPLKDYVVAYTAAAADARMAGCTLPVMSTAGSGNQGLTATLPVVAVARRLNASEESLLRAQALSQLVTIHIKTHIGRLSPLCGCAIAASIGSCCAITYLLGGTQSALCRAIKNMIADISGLICDGAKSGCALKIATSVASAMQCAQLALAGAGAGCLDGIIAEDVEQTIQNLGSLGSLGMQATDRVILDMMIAK; encoded by the coding sequence ATGGAAGCAAATGCCTACCTTGACATCCTGCGCGAGGAGATCAAGCCCGCCCTGGGCTGTACGGAACCCATCGCCGCTGCTCTGGCTGTCGCCCGCGCCAGAGAAGCGCTCGGCGCCATGCCGGACAGCGTGCGCCTGCGCGTGAGCCGCAATATCCTCAAAAACGCGATGGGCGTCGGCATCCCCGGCACCGGCATGGTCGGTCTGGAAATCGCCGCCGCGCTCAGCTGCGTCGCGGGACGCTCCGACTACGGGTTGGAGGTGCTCAGCGGCGCGGACGAGAAAGACCGCGCACGAGCCCGGCGCCTGGCCGCGCAGGGACTCGTTCAGGTCAAGCCCAAGGAGACGGACAAGAAGCTCTACATCGAAGCGGAGCTCGTCAAGGACGCGCACACCGCACGCTGCGTCATCGAGGACGCGCACACTCACATCGCGCTCGTGACGCTCGACGGCGCCGTGCTCGAGCAGGGCCGCACGGGCGCGCAGCACGCGGGGGCCGCATCGGACCATCCAATGGACGTCGCGGGCATCTACCGCTTCGTCACTTCGGTGGACGTATCCGCGCTCGCGTTCCTGCGCGAGGCGATCGAAATGAACGAGGCGATCGCGGAGGAAGGGCTGCGCAGCGATTACGGCATGCGCGTGGGCAAAGTGCTGCGCGGGGATGGCCCTATAGGCGACGTGCCGCTCAAGGATTACGTCGTCGCCTACACAGCCGCCGCTGCGGACGCGCGCATGGCGGGCTGCACGCTGCCCGTGATGAGCACCGCAGGCAGCGGCAACCAGGGACTCACGGCGACGCTGCCCGTCGTGGCCGTCGCCCGCCGCCTGAACGCGAGCGAGGAAAGCCTGCTGCGCGCGCAGGCGCTCAGCCAGCTCGTCACCATCCACATCAAGACCCACATCGGCCGCCTCTCGCCGCTGTGCGGCTGCGCCATCGCCGCCTCCATCGGCTCGTGCTGCGCTATCACGTACCTGCTGGGCGGCACGCAGAGCGCCCTGTGCCGCGCCATCAAGAACATGATCGCGGACATCTCCGGCCTCATCTGCGACGGCGCGAAGTCGGGCTGCGCCCTCAAGATCGCCACGTCGGTCGCCAGCGCCATGCAGTGCGCGCAGCTCGCCCTCGCGGGCGCCGGCGCGGGTTGCCTGGACGGCATCATCGCGGAGGACGTGGAGCAGACGATTCAAAACCTCGGCAGCCTGGGCAGCCTCGGCATGCAAGCCACCGACCGCGTCATTCTGGATATGATGATCGCCAAGTAA
- a CDS encoding Xaa-Pro peptidase family protein, with protein MLENRLRRVRERMAMNGLSQIIVTQPQAIYYLTGEWVEPHDRLDALVVTQAACRMLCYVLAVINPEGCDVTVYSDTGRTAATLSDLLEDADTGVDGYLASRFLLPLMAARPELRFTVSSCVEEARMIKEPDEVMRLRRASEITDLVFEDAFARLREGMTELELGAVFSECFERRGVGRFQGDPMVCFGKGSAEPHHAPGDARLCPGDAVSVDTGKRIDGYYSDMTRTVFFRSCSALQREVYEVVLEANRAAIAAVRPGVPIAQIDRAAREVIERAGYGDRYPHRTSHGIGIDYHEEPFDVGGRNLPVAENMCFSIEPGIYLPGAFGVRIEDLVCVTKEGCELFNHHPKELRIVG; from the coding sequence ATGCTTGAAAACAGGCTACGGCGCGTGCGGGAACGGATGGCGATGAACGGGCTGTCTCAGATCATCGTCACGCAGCCGCAGGCGATTTACTACCTGACAGGGGAGTGGGTCGAACCGCACGACCGATTGGACGCGCTCGTGGTCACGCAGGCGGCGTGCAGGATGCTCTGCTACGTGCTGGCGGTGATCAATCCGGAGGGGTGTGATGTGACCGTGTACAGCGACACGGGGCGCACCGCGGCGACGCTTTCGGATCTTTTGGAGGACGCTGATACGGGCGTGGACGGCTACCTCGCCAGCAGGTTTCTGCTTCCGCTGATGGCGGCCCGCCCGGAGCTGCGCTTCACGGTCAGCTCCTGCGTGGAGGAAGCGCGAATGATCAAGGAGCCGGACGAGGTCATGCGCCTGCGGCGGGCGAGCGAGATCACGGATCTCGTGTTCGAGGACGCGTTTGCCCGCCTTCGGGAGGGGATGACGGAGCTGGAGCTCGGCGCCGTCTTTTCCGAGTGCTTTGAAAGGCGGGGCGTGGGGCGCTTTCAGGGAGACCCGATGGTCTGTTTCGGAAAGGGCTCGGCGGAGCCGCACCACGCGCCGGGCGACGCGCGGCTGTGTCCGGGCGACGCGGTGAGCGTGGACACGGGCAAGCGCATCGACGGCTATTACAGCGACATGACGCGGACCGTCTTCTTTAGAAGCTGTTCCGCGCTTCAGCGCGAGGTTTACGAGGTCGTGCTGGAGGCGAACCGGGCGGCCATCGCGGCGGTGCGGCCGGGCGTCCCGATCGCGCAGATCGACCGGGCGGCGCGGGAGGTCATCGAGCGCGCGGGATATGGCGACCGCTATCCGCACCGCACCAGCCACGGCATCGGCATCGACTATCACGAGGAGCCGTTCGACGTGGGCGGACGGAACCTGCCGGTGGCGGAAAACATGTGCTTTTCCATCGAGCCGGGCATCTACCTGCCCGGGGCGTTCGGCGTGCGCATCGAGGATCTGGTCTGCGTCACGAAGGAAGGCTGCGAGCTCTTCAATCACCACCCCAAGGAGCTGCGCATCGTCGGCTGA
- a CDS encoding phosphoribosylaminoimidazolecarboxamide formyltransferase: MKEFTLKYGCNPNQKPSRIYVADASDLPVEILGGRPGYINFLDALNGWQLVRELKQATGLPAATSFKHVSPAGAAVGLPLSDTLRKIYWVDDMGELSPLACAYARARGADRMSSFGDFIALSDPCDASTAAIIKREVSDGVIAPGYSEEALSILRQKKNGSYCIIQIDEQYRPAPLEHKEVFGVTFEQGRQELPIDDALLSNIVTKNTELPEAARRDLKIALITLKYTQSNSVCFVKDGQAIGVGAGQQSRVHCTRLAGQKADNWFLRQSPQVLNLPFVDGIRRADRDNAIDVYIGEEYMDVLADGAWQRLFKEKPPVFTREEKRAWLDRLQGVTLGSDAFFPFSDNIERAHKSGVQYVAEPGGSVRDDAVIECCDKYGMVMAFTGIRLFHH, from the coding sequence GTGAAAGAATTCACCCTGAAATACGGCTGCAACCCCAACCAGAAGCCCTCGCGCATCTACGTCGCGGACGCCAGCGACCTGCCGGTGGAGATCCTCGGCGGCAGGCCCGGCTACATCAACTTTCTGGACGCGCTCAACGGCTGGCAGCTCGTTCGCGAGCTGAAGCAGGCGACCGGGCTGCCAGCCGCCACCTCGTTCAAGCACGTCTCGCCCGCGGGCGCGGCGGTGGGCCTGCCGCTCAGCGATACGCTCAGAAAGATTTACTGGGTGGACGACATGGGCGAACTCTCGCCGCTGGCCTGCGCCTACGCGCGCGCGCGCGGCGCGGACCGCATGTCCTCCTTCGGCGACTTCATCGCGCTGTCCGACCCCTGCGACGCGAGCACCGCCGCCATTATCAAGCGCGAGGTCTCCGACGGCGTGATCGCCCCGGGATATTCCGAGGAGGCGCTGTCCATCCTCCGCCAGAAGAAAAACGGCAGCTACTGCATCATCCAGATCGACGAGCAGTACCGCCCCGCCCCGCTGGAGCACAAGGAGGTCTTCGGCGTCACGTTCGAGCAGGGGCGTCAGGAGCTGCCCATCGACGACGCGCTGCTTTCCAACATCGTGACGAAAAACACGGAGCTGCCCGAAGCGGCCCGGCGTGACCTGAAGATCGCGCTCATCACGCTCAAGTACACGCAGTCCAACTCCGTATGCTTCGTGAAGGACGGTCAGGCCATCGGCGTGGGCGCGGGCCAGCAATCCCGCGTGCACTGCACGCGCCTGGCCGGGCAGAAGGCCGACAACTGGTTCCTCCGCCAGTCCCCGCAGGTGCTGAACCTGCCGTTCGTGGACGGCATCCGCCGCGCGGACCGCGACAACGCCATCGACGTGTACATCGGCGAGGAGTACATGGACGTGCTGGCGGACGGCGCCTGGCAGCGTCTCTTCAAGGAAAAGCCGCCGGTCTTCACCCGCGAGGAAAAGCGCGCGTGGCTCGACCGCCTGCAGGGCGTGACGCTGGGCTCCGACGCCTTCTTCCCCTTCTCCGACAACATCGAGCGCGCGCACAAGAGCGGCGTTCAGTACGTCGCGGAGCCGGGCGGCTCCGTGCGCGACGACGCCGTGATCGAGTGCTGCGACAAGTACGGCATGGTGATGGCCTTCACCGGCATCCGGCTCTTCCATCATTAA
- a CDS encoding M20/M25/M40 family metallo-hydrolase encodes MEAPLSERVDAWLHAHREEIIRDLIELVAVPSVSEPGSAVAPFGQPCRDVLDHMLSLGRRHGYETRNYDNYVGAIEFQKGDQTVGFWAHLDVVPVPEPGDWDYPPFEATVVEDRYIIGRGVQDNKSPAIGVFHVMNCLRDLGIPLRHGYTLYLGTNEECGMEDARYFAAHYPCPDLSIVPDSGFPVCCAQRGAMTLSLSVPFVPDVSIEMRNNPSVTPEEITARLPGGETLRMHGKSTHVYNASPEDNAILLLLEALAQRLPEEAEKLRALRTLCAAADGAPLGIAFADAFSGALLMAPTRMEVTRGRLYVNVFAILPVCCDPDALVQSAKDACARLDVQAEVLRLRRPVSFPREHPVVRLLTDTYNEVMHTDSAPFAMSGGNYASCLPNAFGFGPGMPGREFPRHIFREGHGDYHQCDESEDIERLLDFMRVYAAAVVALDALDTLSIEGATHGSKCLP; translated from the coding sequence ATGGAAGCCCCATTGTCAGAGCGCGTCGACGCCTGGCTTCACGCGCACCGCGAGGAGATCATCCGCGACCTGATCGAGCTCGTCGCCGTGCCCAGCGTGTCGGAGCCCGGAAGCGCCGTCGCGCCCTTCGGCCAACCCTGCCGGGACGTGCTGGATCACATGCTTTCTTTAGGCCGTCGGCATGGATACGAGACGCGAAATTACGACAACTACGTCGGCGCGATTGAATTTCAAAAGGGCGATCAAACCGTCGGCTTCTGGGCACACCTGGACGTCGTGCCCGTCCCCGAACCGGGCGACTGGGATTACCCGCCCTTTGAAGCCACCGTCGTCGAGGATCGCTACATCATCGGCCGGGGCGTACAGGACAACAAGTCTCCCGCCATCGGCGTCTTTCACGTGATGAACTGCCTGCGCGACCTGGGCATTCCGCTGCGCCACGGGTACACGCTCTATCTGGGCACGAACGAGGAGTGCGGCATGGAGGACGCGCGCTATTTCGCCGCGCACTATCCCTGCCCCGACCTCTCCATCGTGCCCGACAGCGGCTTCCCCGTCTGCTGCGCGCAGCGGGGCGCGATGACGCTGTCGCTCTCCGTTCCCTTTGTTCCGGACGTCTCGATCGAGATGCGCAACAATCCCTCTGTGACGCCGGAGGAAATCACGGCGCGCCTGCCAGGCGGGGAGACGCTCCGCATGCACGGCAAAAGCACGCATGTCTACAACGCCTCCCCGGAGGACAACGCGATCCTCCTGCTGCTGGAAGCGCTCGCGCAGCGCCTGCCCGAAGAGGCTGAAAAGCTTCGGGCGCTCCGCACGCTCTGCGCCGCCGCGGACGGCGCGCCGCTCGGCATCGCGTTTGCGGACGCGTTTTCCGGCGCGCTCCTGATGGCGCCCACCCGTATGGAGGTCACGCGGGGACGTCTTTACGTAAACGTGTTTGCGATCCTGCCCGTTTGCTGTGACCCCGATGCGCTGGTACAAAGCGCGAAGGACGCGTGCGCGCGCCTCGACGTTCAGGCGGAGGTTCTGCGCCTGCGGCGGCCCGTCAGCTTTCCCCGCGAACACCCGGTCGTCCGCCTGCTCACCGATACCTATAATGAGGTCATGCACACCGACAGCGCGCCGTTCGCCATGTCCGGCGGCAATTATGCCTCCTGCCTGCCGAACGCGTTCGGCTTCGGCCCCGGCATGCCGGGCCGCGAATTTCCCCGTCACATCTTCCGCGAAGGACACGGCGATTACCACCAGTGCGACGAAAGCGAGGACATCGAGCGCCTGCTCGACTTCATGCGCGTCTACGCGGCGGCGGTCGTCGCGCTGGACGCCCTCGACACCCTCTCGATAGAAGGAGCTACACATGGAAGCAAATGCCTACCTTGA
- a CDS encoding aldo/keto reductase, with the protein MTYVPAESRYDAMPYRRCGRSGLMLPAISLGLWHNFGNITPFGVQQSLLRTAFDNGITHFDLANNYGPPYGEAERNFGVHMDRDWKPHRDELVISTKAGYDMWKGPYGDHGSRKYLIASLDQSLRRMHLDYVDIFYHHRPDPDTPIEETMGALDQIVRSGKALYVGLSNYNAEQTSEAVKALKALGTPCLIHQPNYSMFNRWIEGGLTGVLRRESVGCIAFAPLQNGLLTSKYLKGIPADSRAAHDPRYLHASDITPEKIAKIEKLNEIALSRDQSLAQMALCWVLRDEVVTSALIGASRPEQIVENAAALRHAGFTPEELARIDAILAK; encoded by the coding sequence ATGACATACGTTCCCGCCGAATCGCGCTACGACGCGATGCCTTACCGCCGCTGCGGGCGCAGCGGCCTGATGCTCCCCGCGATTTCGCTTGGGCTCTGGCATAACTTCGGCAACATCACGCCCTTCGGCGTGCAGCAGAGCCTGCTGCGCACCGCCTTTGACAACGGCATCACCCATTTCGACCTGGCCAACAACTACGGCCCGCCCTACGGCGAGGCGGAGCGGAACTTCGGCGTCCACATGGACCGCGACTGGAAGCCCCACCGCGACGAGCTGGTGATCTCGACCAAGGCCGGTTACGACATGTGGAAGGGCCCCTACGGCGACCACGGCAGCCGCAAATACCTGATCGCCAGCCTCGATCAGAGCCTGCGGCGCATGCACCTTGACTACGTGGACATCTTTTACCACCACCGGCCCGACCCCGACACGCCGATCGAGGAGACGATGGGCGCGCTCGACCAGATCGTGCGCTCGGGCAAGGCGCTCTACGTCGGCCTTTCCAACTACAACGCCGAGCAGACCTCCGAGGCGGTGAAGGCGCTGAAGGCCCTCGGCACGCCCTGCCTCATCCACCAGCCGAACTACTCCATGTTCAACCGCTGGATCGAGGGCGGGCTGACCGGCGTGCTGCGCCGGGAAAGCGTCGGCTGCATCGCCTTTGCGCCGCTGCAAAACGGCCTGCTCACGAGCAAGTACCTCAAGGGCATCCCGGCGGACTCCCGCGCCGCGCACGACCCGCGTTACCTGCACGCCAGCGACATCACGCCCGAAAAGATCGCGAAGATTGAAAAGCTGAACGAAATCGCCCTGTCGCGCGATCAGAGCCTCGCCCAGATGGCGCTGTGCTGGGTGCTGCGCGACGAGGTGGTCACCTCCGCGCTGATCGGCGCCAGCCGCCCGGAGCAGATCGTGGAAAACGCGGCGGCGCTGCGCCACGCCGGGTTCACGCCCGAAGAGCTCGCGCGCATCGACGCGATCCTCGCGAAGTAA
- a CDS encoding ATP-binding cassette domain-containing protein — protein MLQVEDITKRYGNHDAVRGVSFEVRAGQVTGFLGRNGAGKSTTLNILAGCLAPTSGRVLFQGQDALRLGDAYKQEIGYLPEIPPLYPDLTVREYLDFVCGLKRIRRRVRRSHVEEVCALTGLSEQQGRLIRNLSKGYRQRVGLAQALVGNPGLIILDEPTVGLDPQQMVGIRSLIRALGEDHAVLISSHILHEIQDVCDSAVIVKKGRVVAAGSMDEIAARHREGHRLKVRVQGAGARAALEALPGLRQLAPLPAREPGCQDFLLETEEDVGGLLARSLLQAGCGLRMLYPMDVELEDIFLRLTEDEAEE, from the coding sequence ATGCTGCAGGTGGAAGACATCACAAAACGCTACGGAAACCACGACGCCGTCCGCGGCGTCTCCTTCGAGGTGCGCGCGGGTCAGGTGACGGGTTTTCTGGGGCGGAACGGCGCGGGAAAGTCCACGACTCTGAACATCCTCGCGGGCTGCCTTGCGCCTACCTCAGGGCGCGTGCTCTTTCAGGGGCAGGATGCGCTGCGCCTCGGGGACGCCTATAAACAGGAAATCGGGTACCTGCCGGAGATCCCGCCGCTCTACCCGGATCTGACGGTTCGGGAATACCTGGATTTCGTGTGCGGGCTCAAACGGATCAGGCGGCGCGTGCGCAGGAGCCACGTCGAGGAGGTGTGCGCGCTGACGGGCCTTTCGGAGCAGCAGGGAAGGCTCATCCGCAATCTTTCCAAGGGATACCGCCAACGCGTCGGGCTCGCGCAGGCGCTCGTCGGCAATCCGGGGCTCATCATTTTGGACGAACCGACCGTGGGCCTCGACCCGCAGCAGATGGTGGGCATCCGCAGCCTCATCCGCGCGCTGGGGGAGGATCACGCGGTCCTCATCTCCAGCCACATCCTGCACGAGATTCAGGACGTCTGCGACAGCGCCGTCATCGTTAAAAAAGGACGGGTCGTCGCAGCGGGCAGCATGGACGAGATCGCCGCGCGCCATCGCGAAGGGCATCGGCTCAAGGTGCGCGTACAGGGCGCGGGCGCGAGGGCTGCGCTTGAGGCGCTGCCGGGGCTGCGGCAGCTGGCCCCTCTGCCCGCGCGCGAGCCGGGCTGCCAGGACTTCCTCCTCGAGACGGAGGAAGATGTGGGCGGGCTGCTGGCGCGGTCGCTGCTTCAGGCGGGCTGCGGCCTGCGCATGCTGTACCCGATGGACGTGGAGCTGGAGGACATCTTCCTGCGGCTGACCGAAGACGAAGCGGAGGAGTGA
- a CDS encoding uroporphyrinogen decarboxylase family protein yields MNKRERVLAALNNLPVDRPPVGFWFHFQADQGVGEACVKAHLDYYNHIDVDMVKIMCDSYFDYPNPVAKSVQSPQDWYNMQPLGPDSPFIREQVARAKAVKAGLKDDMVVIYNVFAPFSLIRFGTSNELVTRHLKEDPKAVQYALDVIAKDAALLSELLIREAGIDGIYYCVQGGEKDRMSVETYRELIGPSDRAVLEHANRFSENNVLHCCGWAGIPNHLEVWQDYPAKAINWACFIEDMDLTQGKAFFGGKCVLGGFDNRPCGVLFSGTREEVEATTRALVQAAGTTGVILGADCTLPASIDKERIGWVVDAVRRLA; encoded by the coding sequence ATGAACAAGCGTGAAAGAGTCCTGGCCGCCCTGAACAACCTGCCGGTCGACAGGCCTCCCGTAGGCTTCTGGTTTCACTTTCAGGCCGATCAGGGCGTAGGCGAGGCGTGCGTCAAGGCGCACCTGGACTACTACAACCACATCGACGTCGACATGGTGAAGATCATGTGCGACAGCTATTTCGACTACCCGAATCCCGTCGCCAAGTCGGTCCAATCGCCGCAGGACTGGTACAACATGCAGCCGCTGGGGCCGGATTCCCCCTTCATCCGCGAGCAGGTCGCGCGCGCGAAGGCCGTGAAGGCCGGGCTGAAGGACGACATGGTGGTCATCTACAACGTGTTCGCGCCCTTTTCCCTCATCCGCTTCGGCACCAGCAACGAGCTGGTGACCCGCCATCTGAAGGAAGATCCGAAGGCCGTTCAGTACGCGCTCGACGTCATCGCGAAGGACGCCGCTCTGCTCAGCGAGCTGCTGATCCGGGAAGCCGGAATCGACGGCATCTACTACTGCGTACAGGGGGGCGAAAAGGATCGCATGAGCGTCGAAACGTACCGCGAGCTCATCGGTCCCTCCGACCGCGCGGTGCTCGAACACGCCAACCGGTTCAGCGAGAACAACGTGCTGCACTGCTGCGGCTGGGCGGGCATCCCCAACCATCTGGAGGTCTGGCAGGATTACCCGGCTAAGGCCATCAACTGGGCCTGCTTCATCGAGGACATGGACCTCACGCAGGGCAAGGCGTTCTTCGGGGGCAAGTGCGTGCTCGGCGGGTTTGACAACCGGCCCTGCGGGGTGCTCTTCTCCGGCACGCGCGAGGAGGTCGAAGCCACGACCCGCGCGCTCGTTCAAGCGGCCGGCACGACCGGCGTGATCCTCGGCGCCGACTGCACGCTGCCCGCCAGCATCGACAAGGAGCGGATCGGCTGGGTCGTGGACGCGGTGCGCCGTCTGGCGTAA
- a CDS encoding ABC transporter permease subunit, with the protein MKASGVARARGPLQRSMGQRIWHAVVEYRYLHLMVLPGLCFFILFKYVPMYGILIAFKNYKGAAGGFAAIMQSDWVGLKNFEVFFKSIYCKRVFSNTIYLSVLRLIFSFPAPILLALMINEIRSTWFKRTVQTVTYMPYFLSWVVVAGLLNTLLSPDSGAVNALIKLCGGQPVYFLTSKQWFRPILILSEIWKSIGYGSIVYLAAITSIDQEQYEAARVDGANKLQQILHITLPAISEIIAIMLILQIGKMFDDNFDQIFNLYSPSVYEVSDVFETYIYRNGIQESKFSYTAAVGLVKSVLALAMILFSNRASKKLGAEGLF; encoded by the coding sequence ATGAAAGCTTCGGGTGTCGCAAGAGCGAGGGGGCCGCTGCAAAGGTCGATGGGGCAGCGCATCTGGCATGCCGTCGTCGAATACCGCTATCTGCACCTGATGGTGCTGCCGGGACTTTGTTTTTTTATCCTCTTCAAGTACGTGCCGATGTACGGCATCCTCATCGCCTTTAAAAACTACAAGGGCGCGGCGGGCGGCTTTGCCGCGATCATGCAGTCCGATTGGGTGGGGCTCAAGAACTTCGAGGTTTTCTTCAAGTCGATCTACTGCAAGCGCGTCTTTAGCAACACGATTTACCTGAGCGTCCTGCGCCTGATCTTCAGCTTCCCCGCGCCGATCCTGCTGGCGCTGATGATCAACGAGATCCGCTCTACCTGGTTTAAGCGCACGGTGCAGACGGTGACCTACATGCCCTACTTTCTCTCGTGGGTCGTGGTGGCCGGGCTGCTCAACACGCTGCTCTCGCCCGACAGCGGCGCGGTAAACGCGCTCATCAAGCTGTGCGGGGGCCAGCCGGTCTACTTCCTGACGAGCAAGCAGTGGTTCCGCCCGATCCTCATCCTGAGCGAAATCTGGAAGAGCATCGGCTACGGCTCCATCGTCTACCTGGCGGCGATCACCAGCATCGATCAGGAGCAGTACGAGGCCGCGCGCGTGGACGGCGCGAACAAGCTTCAGCAGATCCTCCACATCACGCTGCCCGCCATCTCCGAGATCATCGCGATCATGCTGATCCTGCAGATCGGCAAGATGTTCGACGACAACTTCGACCAGATCTTCAACCTCTACAGCCCCTCGGTCTACGAGGTTTCCGACGTGTTTGAAACCTACATCTACCGCAACGGCATTCAGGAGTCCAAGTTCTCCTACACGGCCGCGGTCGGCCTGGTCAAGTCGGTGCTCGCGCTGGCGATGATCCTGTTCAGCAACCGCGCCTCCAAAAAGCTGGGCGCTGAAGGTCTGTTCTGA
- a CDS encoding IMP cyclohydrolase: MKTPLEQQLKENAYPGRGIVIGRSEDGKSAVTAYFIMGRSENSRNRVFVEEGEGIRTQAFDPSKMKDPSLIIYAPVRVLGNKTIVTNGDQTDTIYEGMDRQLTFEQSLRTRAFEPDAPNYTPRISGILHVENGAFSYALSILKSADGDPAQCNRFTFAYSDCLPGQGHFIHTYMHDGDPLPSFTGEPRPVAIPNDIDAFTRLLWQSLNEDNKVSLFVRFIDIASGAHESRIVNKNR; this comes from the coding sequence TTGAAAACGCCGCTCGAACAGCAACTGAAGGAAAACGCCTATCCCGGCAGGGGAATCGTCATCGGCCGGTCCGAAGACGGAAAGTCGGCCGTGACCGCCTACTTCATCATGGGCCGAAGCGAGAACAGCCGCAACCGCGTCTTCGTCGAGGAGGGCGAGGGCATCCGCACGCAGGCGTTCGACCCCTCGAAGATGAAAGATCCCAGCCTCATCATCTACGCGCCGGTGCGCGTGCTCGGCAACAAGACGATCGTCACCAACGGGGATCAGACGGACACGATCTACGAGGGCATGGACAGGCAGCTCACGTTTGAGCAATCCCTGCGCACCCGCGCATTCGAGCCGGACGCGCCCAACTACACGCCGCGCATCTCCGGCATCCTGCACGTGGAAAACGGCGCGTTCAGCTACGCGCTGTCCATCCTCAAGAGCGCGGACGGCGACCCGGCGCAGTGCAACCGCTTTACCTTCGCCTACAGCGACTGCCTGCCGGGGCAGGGCCACTTCATCCACACCTATATGCATGACGGGGATCCGCTGCCCAGCTTCACGGGCGAGCCCAGGCCGGTCGCCATTCCCAACGACATCGACGCCTTTACGCGGCTCCTCTGGCAGAGCCTTAACGAGGACAACAAGGTCTCCCTCTTCGTCCGCTTCATCGACATCGCGTCCGGCGCGCACGAGAGCCGCATCGTCAACAAGAACCGGTAA